A genome region from Bradyrhizobium sp. WSM1417 includes the following:
- a CDS encoding B12-binding domain-containing radical SAM protein, giving the protein MRAESNGTSRRILCVFPRYTSSFGTFEHSYPLTDGVRAFMPPQGLLLLAAYLPEEWQVKFVDENLRRTTREEFEWAEAVFVSGMHIQRQQMNDICRRAHEFDLPVALGGPSVSACPDYYPSFDYLHVGELGDATNQLLEILSRDISRPETQVVLTTKDRVPMTEFPIPAYELADVKKYFLGSIQYSSGCPYQCEFCDIPGLYGRNPRLKSPEQIIAELDRLRECGMTDTVYFVDDNFIGNRKAALDLLPHLIEWQKKTGYMVRLACEATLNIAKRPEILEKMREAYFVTIFCGIETPDPDALKAMHKDHNMMVPILEGVQTINSYGMEVVSGIIMGLDTDKPNTSEALLAFVEDSRIPLLTINLLQALPKTPLWDRLEREGRLVEDDGRDSNVNFLLPYDDVVASWKHAMAVAYEPEKVYARFQYQCDHVYVHRLKMPKPDEMKTWPNIRRGLVMLRNIFWKVGVLGDYKRVFWKFALGRIKRGDLEGLIGCTLIAHHLITFARAASTGQQNASNYSIRLREASVPAE; this is encoded by the coding sequence ATGCGAGCTGAAAGTAACGGTACGTCCCGGCGGATTCTCTGCGTGTTTCCGCGATACACATCGTCATTCGGGACGTTCGAACATTCCTATCCCCTGACCGATGGCGTCCGCGCCTTCATGCCGCCGCAGGGACTTTTGCTGCTCGCGGCCTATCTGCCCGAGGAATGGCAGGTCAAATTCGTCGACGAGAACCTTCGCCGCACGACAAGGGAAGAGTTCGAATGGGCGGAGGCGGTCTTCGTCAGCGGCATGCACATCCAGCGCCAGCAGATGAACGATATCTGCCGCCGCGCCCACGAGTTCGATCTGCCCGTCGCGCTCGGTGGTCCCTCCGTCAGCGCCTGCCCGGATTACTATCCCTCCTTCGACTATCTCCATGTCGGCGAGCTCGGCGACGCCACCAATCAGCTGCTCGAAATACTGTCGCGCGACATCTCGCGTCCCGAGACCCAGGTGGTTCTGACCACCAAAGACCGTGTGCCGATGACGGAGTTTCCGATCCCGGCCTACGAGCTCGCCGACGTGAAGAAATACTTCCTCGGCAGCATTCAGTATTCCAGCGGCTGTCCCTATCAGTGCGAGTTCTGCGACATCCCCGGCCTCTACGGCCGCAACCCGCGCCTGAAATCGCCCGAGCAGATCATCGCCGAGCTCGACCGCCTGCGCGAATGCGGCATGACCGACACGGTCTATTTCGTCGACGACAATTTCATCGGCAACCGCAAGGCGGCGCTGGACCTCCTGCCGCATCTGATCGAATGGCAGAAGAAGACCGGCTATATGGTGCGGCTCGCCTGCGAGGCGACGCTCAACATTGCCAAGCGGCCGGAAATTCTCGAGAAGATGCGCGAGGCCTATTTCGTCACCATCTTTTGCGGCATCGAGACGCCCGACCCCGATGCGCTGAAGGCGATGCACAAGGACCACAATATGATGGTCCCGATCCTCGAGGGCGTGCAAACCATCAACTCCTACGGCATGGAGGTCGTGTCCGGCATCATCATGGGGCTCGACACCGACAAGCCCAACACTTCGGAGGCGCTGCTCGCCTTCGTCGAGGATTCCCGAATTCCGCTGCTCACGATCAACCTGCTTCAGGCGCTGCCGAAGACGCCGCTGTGGGACCGTCTGGAGCGCGAGGGGCGCCTGGTCGAGGACGACGGCCGCGATTCCAATGTCAACTTCCTGTTGCCCTACGACGACGTCGTCGCGTCCTGGAAGCATGCCATGGCCGTCGCCTACGAGCCCGAGAAGGTCTACGCGCGCTTCCAGTATCAATGCGACCACGTTTACGTGCACCGCCTGAAGATGCCGAAACCGGACGAGATGAAGACCTGGCCCAACATCAGGCGCGGCCTCGTCATGCTGCGAAACATCTTCTGGAAGGTCGGCGTGCTCGGCGACTACAAGCGTGTGTTCTGGAAGTTCGCGCTGGGCCGCATCAAGCGCGGCGATCTCGAAGGGCTGATCGGCTGCACGCTGATCGCGCACCATCTCATCACTTTTGCGCGGGCGGCCTCGACCGGCCAGCAAAACGCCTCGAACTATTCGATCCGGCTACGCGAGGCTTCCGTCCCCGCCGAATGA
- the eutC gene encoding ethanolamine ammonia-lyase subunit EutC, translating to MSDPAIPRRPTLDLRSLTPARVALGRSGASLPTRALLDFTLDHARARDAVHAVFDAPRLVADLRALGLVVTEANSRAVDRRDYLRRPDLGRRLDAGSIEALARSASEPCRVAVVIGDGLSAAAVHAHAAALVMRLLPLLAADDGVAIGHVVVASGARVALGDEIGAILGARMVVMLIGERPGLSAPDSLGAYLTFAPKPDRTDAERNCVSNIHKAGLSYDEAAFKIAWLVREGLAREVSGVALKDESADRAPRRIGTALPE from the coding sequence ATGTCTGATCCGGCCATCCCGCGTCGTCCGACCCTCGATCTGCGGTCGCTTACGCCCGCGCGCGTCGCGCTCGGGCGCAGCGGCGCGAGCCTGCCGACGCGCGCGCTGCTCGATTTCACGCTAGACCATGCCCGCGCCCGCGATGCCGTGCATGCCGTCTTCGATGCGCCGCGGCTGGTCGCGGATCTCCGCGCGCTTGGCCTCGTCGTCACCGAGGCGAACAGCCGGGCGGTCGACCGCAGGGACTATCTGCGGCGGCCCGACCTGGGCAGACGGCTCGATGCCGGATCAATCGAGGCCCTGGCGCGGAGCGCCTCGGAGCCGTGCCGGGTCGCGGTCGTGATTGGCGATGGGCTGTCGGCGGCGGCGGTCCACGCCCATGCGGCCGCACTGGTGATGCGTCTGCTGCCGTTGCTCGCCGCCGACGATGGTGTCGCGATCGGCCATGTCGTCGTCGCCTCAGGCGCGCGCGTCGCGCTCGGCGACGAGATCGGCGCCATTCTCGGCGCGCGCATGGTCGTAATGCTGATCGGCGAGCGGCCGGGCCTGTCGGCGCCCGACAGTCTCGGCGCCTATCTGACTTTCGCCCCGAAGCCTGATCGCACCGATGCCGAGCGCAACTGCGTGTCGAACATCCACAAGGCCGGGTTGAGCTATGACGAGGCTGCCTTCAAGATCGCCTGGCTGGTCCGCGAGGGGCTCGCGCGGGAAGTGAGCGGTGTGGCGCTGAAGGACGAGAGCGCGGACCGGGCGCCGCGTCGAATTGGCACGGCTTTGCCCGAATGA
- a CDS encoding RND family transporter produces the protein MLEKHSESEVHVDKVEQGPASSIAFGLERIGLIAVRAPIVSCIVLLVLIVGAVFGIHRIKIDDSLSQLFRSNTPEFKQYEAVTKKFPAEEFDVLVVVEGKTLLARNNLEKLRDFVTDMQLVEGTRGLVSLFSARQAPAPGKLPAALFPPELPEGAAYDKFIEGVKANEIIRGKLLSEDGTLALIVLSLDPEVVASNKLTKTVADIRALMKEDLGDTGLNVQLSGVPVMQLEIRNAVERDGLTYNILGILAGCVIAIIFFRKISFMVAAAFPPMIAILLALGALGWANFNLNMFLNVMTPLIMVISFSDSMQLTFAARDRLIAGQDKFTAFKNAVLVVGPACVLTHGTAGISFIALQFSDSDLIRKFGEAGLAATIIALVAVLSLVPVFGVLLVRNEKVFATKFQSADAGVQALRNFCYWIAVRMVGRPGLFSLIAVVFVAGLGVIYANLEPRYRLADQVPDKRQAVAASDRLDAKLTGANPVNVLIQFPKGESLYSPETLQTIADVHATVEKAAGVGNVWSVETLRRWLADKAGSADVATLKEYVSVIPEHLVRRFIDAEQDAVVVAGRVPDKDSSQLLPIVDKLDTELDAVRKKHPGYEVAVTGLAAIAARNSAGMIEKLNRGLTVEFALVAIFIGLAFRSWVVMFACILPGIFPVVMSGTVLWAMGEGLQFASVVALTVSFGLGLSATIHFLNRLRLESKPGVGSALAVERATVLVGPALILTTLVLACGLVVTVFSDLPSLRLFGWLSAFSMVMALVADLFILRPTAMWLINLHAKLQGTDKPAI, from the coding sequence ATGCTCGAAAAGCACAGCGAGAGTGAGGTTCATGTCGACAAGGTCGAGCAGGGACCTGCGTCCTCGATCGCCTTCGGGCTGGAGCGCATCGGGCTGATCGCAGTTCGGGCGCCCATCGTCTCCTGCATCGTCCTGCTTGTGCTGATCGTTGGCGCCGTGTTCGGCATCCACCGGATCAAGATCGACGATTCGCTCTCGCAGCTGTTCCGGTCGAACACGCCGGAATTCAAGCAGTACGAAGCGGTGACCAAGAAGTTCCCAGCCGAGGAATTCGACGTCCTCGTCGTGGTCGAGGGCAAGACCCTGCTGGCGCGGAACAACCTCGAGAAGCTGCGCGACTTCGTCACCGACATGCAGCTGGTCGAGGGTACGCGCGGACTGGTCTCGCTGTTCTCCGCGCGTCAGGCGCCGGCGCCGGGCAAGCTTCCCGCCGCGCTGTTCCCGCCCGAGCTGCCCGAGGGCGCGGCCTATGACAAGTTCATCGAGGGCGTCAAAGCCAACGAGATCATCCGCGGCAAGCTGTTATCTGAGGACGGCACGCTGGCGCTGATCGTGCTGTCGCTCGATCCGGAGGTGGTCGCCTCCAACAAGCTGACCAAGACCGTCGCCGACATTCGCGCGCTGATGAAGGAAGACCTCGGCGACACCGGGCTCAACGTGCAGCTTTCCGGAGTGCCGGTGATGCAGCTCGAGATCCGCAACGCGGTCGAGCGCGACGGGCTCACCTACAACATCCTCGGCATTCTCGCCGGCTGTGTCATCGCCATCATCTTCTTCCGCAAGATCTCGTTCATGGTGGCGGCCGCGTTCCCGCCGATGATCGCGATCCTGCTGGCGCTCGGCGCGCTCGGCTGGGCCAATTTCAATCTCAACATGTTCCTGAACGTGATGACGCCGCTCATCATGGTCATCAGCTTCTCGGACTCGATGCAGCTCACCTTCGCCGCGCGCGACCGGCTGATCGCGGGCCAAGACAAGTTCACTGCATTCAAGAACGCGGTGCTGGTGGTGGGACCGGCCTGCGTGCTGACGCACGGCACCGCCGGCATTTCCTTCATCGCGCTGCAGTTCTCGGACTCCGATCTGATCCGCAAGTTCGGCGAGGCGGGTCTCGCCGCCACCATCATCGCGCTGGTCGCGGTGTTGTCGCTGGTGCCGGTGTTCGGCGTGCTGTTGGTGCGTAACGAGAAGGTCTTTGCGACCAAGTTCCAGAGCGCAGATGCCGGCGTGCAGGCGCTGCGTAATTTCTGCTACTGGATCGCGGTGCGCATGGTGGGCCGTCCCGGCCTGTTCAGCCTGATCGCGGTGGTGTTCGTGGCGGGCCTCGGCGTCATCTACGCCAATCTGGAGCCGCGCTACCGGCTCGCCGACCAGGTGCCGGACAAGCGCCAGGCGGTCGCCGCCAGCGACCGGCTCGACGCCAAGCTCACCGGCGCCAACCCGGTCAACGTTCTGATCCAGTTCCCCAAGGGTGAATCGCTCTATTCGCCGGAGACGCTGCAGACCATCGCCGACGTGCACGCGACGGTGGAGAAGGCAGCCGGTGTCGGCAATGTCTGGTCGGTCGAGACCCTGCGCCGCTGGCTCGCGGACAAGGCCGGCAGCGCCGACGTCGCGACCCTGAAGGAATATGTCAGCGTGATTCCGGAGCATCTGGTGCGCCGGTTCATCGATGCCGAGCAGGACGCCGTCGTGGTCGCAGGTCGCGTGCCGGACAAGGATTCCAGCCAGCTCCTGCCGATCGTCGACAAGCTCGATACCGAGCTCGACGCCGTCCGCAAGAAGCATCCCGGCTATGAAGTGGCGGTCACGGGTCTTGCCGCGATTGCCGCGCGCAACTCGGCCGGCATGATCGAGAAGCTCAACCGCGGGCTCACCGTCGAATTCGCACTGGTCGCGATCTTCATCGGCCTGGCCTTCCGCTCCTGGGTGGTGATGTTCGCCTGCATCCTGCCAGGCATCTTCCCCGTCGTGATGTCGGGAACGGTGCTGTGGGCGATGGGCGAGGGACTGCAATTCGCCAGTGTCGTGGCTCTGACCGTTTCGTTTGGCCTGGGCTTGAGCGCCACCATCCACTTCCTCAACCGCCTCAGGCTCGAGAGCAAGCCGGGCGTCGGCTCGGCGCTCGCGGTGGAGCGCGCGACCGTGCTGGTCGGCCCGGCCTTGATCCTGACCACGCTGGTGCTCGCCTGCGGTCTCGTCGTCACGGTGTTCTCCGACCTGCCGTCGCTACGGTTGTTCGGCTGGCTCAGCGCCTTCTCGATGGTCATGGCGCTCGTCGCCGACCTCTTCATCCTGCGGCCGACGGCGATGTGGCTGATCAACCTGCACGCCAAGCTTCAGGGCACCGACAAGCCGGCGATCTGA
- the hpnC gene encoding squalene synthase HpnC: protein MTSASELRSGKGERDENFPVASWIIHPRHRALILAYYNFVRTADDIADHATLPPDKKLAYLDLLEAELLGTGDTQAEAVSLRHALAERGMAPRHALDVLIAFRMDVTKLRYENWDEVIHYCRYSAMPVGRFMLDVHGESTSTWAASDALCAALQINNHLQDCGKDFRELNRVYLPRDALAASGASVEQLGLAQSPPAMLACLQALAIRNEALLEEGRSLAAEIRDFRLGVEVSVIQAYADRIVRLLKARDPLRERVHLNKLELLTFSLAGMIGEVGRRAVGRKAISRPGTAHDA from the coding sequence ATGACCTCTGCGAGCGAATTGCGATCCGGCAAGGGTGAGCGCGACGAGAATTTTCCCGTCGCGTCCTGGATCATTCATCCGCGTCATCGCGCGCTGATCCTGGCGTATTACAATTTCGTCCGCACCGCCGACGACATCGCCGACCACGCCACGCTGCCGCCGGATAAGAAGCTCGCTTATCTCGACCTGCTCGAGGCGGAATTGCTCGGCACGGGCGATACCCAGGCCGAGGCCGTCAGCTTGCGGCACGCACTGGCCGAACGCGGCATGGCGCCGCGCCACGCGCTCGACGTGCTCATCGCGTTCCGCATGGACGTGACCAAGTTGCGCTACGAGAATTGGGACGAGGTCATCCATTATTGCCGCTATTCGGCGATGCCGGTCGGCCGCTTCATGCTCGACGTCCATGGTGAGAGCACCTCGACCTGGGCCGCGTCGGATGCGCTCTGCGCAGCGCTGCAGATCAACAACCACCTTCAGGATTGCGGCAAGGATTTCCGCGAGCTCAACCGCGTCTATCTGCCGCGCGATGCGCTGGCCGCGAGCGGCGCCTCGGTGGAGCAGCTCGGACTGGCGCAGTCGCCGCCGGCGATGCTGGCCTGCCTTCAGGCTCTCGCCATACGCAACGAAGCGCTGCTCGAGGAGGGCAGGTCGCTGGCCGCGGAGATCCGGGATTTCCGCCTCGGCGTCGAGGTCTCGGTGATCCAGGCCTATGCCGACCGCATCGTGCGCCTGTTGAAGGCGCGCGACCCCTTGCGCGAGCGCGTGCACCTGAACAAGCTCGAGCTCCTCACCTTCAGCCTCGCCGGCATGATCGGCGAAGTCGGCCGCCGCGCGGTCGGACGCAAGGCCATTTCCAGACCGGGGACTGCACATGACGCTTGA
- the hpnD gene encoding presqualene diphosphate synthase HpnD: MTLEATSPGANYGSTASGSSFYAAMRILPHDQREAMFQIYSFCRQVDDIADSDGPRDERLAALQAWRNDIDALYQGNPPPRLKDYVASVKTFGLKREDFLAIVDGMEMDVPQDIRAPDMATLDLYCDRVASAVGRLSVRVFGLPEEDGIELAHHLGRALQLTNILRDIDEDAGLGRLYLPREALLHAGITSNDPDRVIVERALPKVCLPLAQRAKVYFEKSDEIMNRNRRRAVRAPRMMSKYYHAILDLLIARGFNAPREPVRVSKITRIAILLRYALI; the protein is encoded by the coding sequence ATGACGCTTGAGGCGACCTCGCCCGGCGCCAATTATGGCTCGACCGCATCCGGCAGTTCGTTCTATGCCGCGATGCGCATCCTGCCGCACGACCAGCGCGAAGCGATGTTCCAGATCTACAGCTTCTGCCGCCAGGTCGACGACATCGCCGATTCCGATGGCCCGCGCGACGAGCGGCTCGCCGCGCTTCAGGCGTGGCGCAACGACATCGATGCGCTCTACCAGGGCAATCCGCCGCCGCGGCTGAAGGACTACGTGGCCTCGGTGAAGACCTTCGGCCTCAAGCGCGAGGATTTCCTCGCGATCGTCGACGGGATGGAGATGGACGTGCCGCAGGACATCCGCGCGCCCGACATGGCGACGCTGGATCTCTATTGTGATCGCGTCGCGAGTGCCGTGGGGCGGCTGTCGGTCCGGGTCTTCGGCCTGCCGGAAGAAGACGGCATCGAGCTCGCGCATCATCTCGGCCGCGCGCTCCAGCTCACCAACATCCTGCGCGATATCGACGAGGACGCCGGGCTCGGCCGGCTCTATCTGCCGCGCGAAGCGCTGCTGCATGCCGGCATCACCTCCAACGATCCGGACCGCGTGATCGTCGAGCGCGCGCTGCCGAAGGTCTGCCTGCCGCTGGCGCAGCGCGCAAAGGTGTATTTCGAGAAGTCGGACGAGATCATGAACCGCAACCGGCGCCGCGCGGTGCGCGCGCCGCGCATGATGTCGAAATACTATCATGCTATTCTGGATCTCCTGATCGCGCGCGGGTTCAACGCGCCGCGCGAGCCGGTGCGTGTGTCGAAGATCACACGCATCGCCATCCTGCTCCGTTACGCTCTCATCTGA
- the hpnE gene encoding hydroxysqualene dehydroxylase HpnE yields the protein MQKTAHIIGAGISGLSAAVRLANAGFKIAVHEATQQAGGRCRSYFDGATNLTIDNGNHLLLSGNSHARAYARSIGTEAGLVGPDRAQFPFVDIKTGQRWQIDLGDGRLPTWVLDESRRVPDTGLTDYLKLAPLIWASEETLVGKSIPCEGVLYQRLVQPLLLAALNVDPPEGSAGLAGAIVRETLLAGGQACRPLIARDGLSAVLIEPAVKFLSERGHSVQLGHELRSFATHDGKVGALNFGGEDVIQIGEGDVVVMAVPPRAASNLLPGLKTPTEFRAIVNAHFRVEPPAGSAPILGVIGGVVEWLFAFPNRLSVTISNSDRLVDMPREELAQAIWSDVCKAGGVSGELPPWQIVRERRATFAATPAQNALRPGPVTALKNLFLAGDWTATGLPATIEGSVRSGDRAADLVLAAKG from the coding sequence ATGCAAAAAACAGCTCACATCATCGGTGCTGGAATCTCCGGCCTCTCCGCCGCCGTGCGGCTTGCCAATGCCGGCTTCAAGATCGCCGTGCACGAGGCGACGCAGCAGGCCGGCGGCCGCTGCCGTTCATATTTCGACGGCGCCACCAATCTCACCATCGACAACGGCAACCATTTGCTGCTGTCCGGCAACAGCCATGCGCGCGCCTATGCGCGCTCGATCGGCACCGAGGCGGGCCTCGTCGGTCCGGACCGCGCGCAGTTTCCCTTTGTCGATATCAAGACCGGGCAGCGCTGGCAGATCGATCTCGGCGACGGCCGGCTGCCGACCTGGGTGCTCGACGAGAGCCGCCGCGTCCCCGACACCGGGCTGACCGATTATCTGAAGCTGGCGCCGCTGATCTGGGCCTCGGAAGAGACGCTGGTCGGCAAGTCCATTCCCTGCGAGGGCGTGCTCTATCAGCGCCTGGTGCAGCCGCTGCTGCTGGCGGCGCTCAACGTCGATCCACCCGAAGGCTCGGCGGGGCTTGCCGGCGCGATCGTGCGCGAGACGCTGCTCGCCGGCGGGCAGGCCTGCCGCCCGCTGATCGCGCGCGACGGCCTCAGCGCGGTGCTGATCGAACCCGCCGTCAAATTCTTGAGCGAGCGCGGGCACTCCGTTCAGCTCGGCCATGAGCTGCGCTCGTTTGCGACCCATGACGGCAAGGTCGGCGCGCTGAATTTCGGCGGCGAGGATGTGATCCAGATCGGCGAGGGCGACGTCGTCGTAATGGCGGTACCGCCGCGCGCTGCCTCCAATCTGCTGCCCGGGCTCAAGACGCCAACCGAATTTCGCGCCATCGTGAATGCGCATTTCCGCGTCGAGCCGCCGGCGGGATCGGCTCCGATCCTAGGCGTGATCGGCGGCGTCGTGGAATGGCTGTTCGCGTTCCCGAACCGGCTTTCCGTCACCATCAGCAACAGCGATCGTCTGGTCGACATGCCGCGCGAGGAACTCGCGCAGGCGATCTGGAGCGACGTCTGCAAGGCGGGCGGTGTGTCCGGCGAGCTTCCCCCTTGGCAGATCGTGCGCGAGCGCCGTGCCACATTTGCGGCGACGCCGGCGCAGAATGCCCTGCGTCCGGGGCCGGTCACTGCGCTGAAAAACCTGTTTCTTGCAGGCGATTGGACTGCTACGGGATTGCCTGCAACCATCGAGGGATCGGTCCGATCCGGTGATCGCGCCGCCGATCTGGTTCTGGCCGCCAAGGGATAG